ACACCGACCTTGGTCTGGCCATGACCATGGTGCTGCCGCTGATGTGGTATCTGCGTATGCATACCAGGGATTGGCGGATTCGCCTTGGTTTGTTGGGTGCGATGGCGCTGACGGTGATCGCCATTCTTGGCAGCCATTCGCGCGGCGCACTTTTGGCCATCGTCGCTGCGGGTGTATTGCTTTGGTGGAAAAGTCGCAACAAAGCGGCCGTAATGCTGCTAGCGCTTTTGCTGCTGCCGGTGGGGCTGACGCTGATGCCGCAGGAGTGGTACGACCGCATGGCGACCATCGGCGATTATCAGAACGACAGATCGGCCATGGGACGCCTCAACGCTTGGAGTTTTGCCATTAATGCCGTCAAGGATCGGCCGTTCGTCGGTCTAGGGTTCAACGGCTATACGCCACAGGCGTTCCAGGTATGGGCGCCTGATCCCGACGATTTTCATGATGCCCACAGCATTTATTTCGAGGTTCTTGGTGAGCAGGGTGTTCCGGGGCTGTTCCTTTTCCTGCTGATTTTGTGGTTGAGCTGGCGCAACGCTGCTGTGGTTCTGCGCTTGGCTCGTGGTGACCCCGACTGGTTCTGGGCGCGTGATCTTGCGGCGATGATTCAGGTGAGCCTGATCGGGTACATGGTTGGTGGGGCGTTTCTTGGGCTGGGTTATTGGGACTTGCCCTATGGTCTGGCGGCGATATTGGTGCTGTTGCGGGGATTGTTGGAAGGGGCCAAGTCGCCGAAGGCTGCTGTCACCCATCAGCACATCCTTCGGTCCGGTCGTAACGAACAACCCGCACTGGTTTTGCAGCGGCGTCAGGTATAAGTGAGCGAAACTGGGGGCCGGGAGCTCTGGCGGCGCCGGTTTAATCCCGGGGGCGGTTGGCATCGCAGACATGGGCGCGGCAAGCCTTCGCTCTTTCGAATGTGGGTCTTGTCCTCGTCCAATGCCGGAGGATTGCTAACCGATCCGGCACCGCGCATCAGGAGGGCCGCATGACCCGTCATAGGCTATCGGTTGTCGCGTTCACTGCGCTGGCTGTTTCGCTGGCGTTCAGTTCCGAGGGGAACGCCCAGTTCACTGCGACTTACGAACCGCTAGCGCCGTCCCCGTTGAGGGTAGCGACCTCCTGGTATAGCGGAGCCGTGACGAACGACGGCAAGTTCATTTACGGACTTGGGCATAGTCACAATGCGTATGGCGATAACAGTCTGTGGGCATTCGACCCGACCACCAACAGCCACAGGCAACTGTTTCCGAGCACCGGGAACAAGTGGCTGTGGGAGACTTACCTGGACGGGGAGGGCAAGAAGCAGGTGGTCGCCGGCAGTGGCCATTGGGCCACGCTTGACCCGGTGGCCGACAAGGCGCTGTACGCGTTCTTTGGCGGGCCGACCATCACGGCGCTGACCAACCGAAACAACCATCAGGCGTTCTACATGCCCGCCCGCAACGAGTTCTGGGTGTTGGCGGGCACGACGTTCTATCAGAAAAGTCCGTATTTCGCGGGCCGGTTCAGTCTTGACACGAACCGCTGGGTGAATCTGTCGACAAGCCTGGCCGAGTTCAGTGCCGGCCTGATTGCCGGCTCCGGCGGCTGGGTGGCGCCCAATGCCGCCACGGCGGTGTGCAAAGACCTCAATACCGTGGTGCTGTTTGGCGGTATGAACGGCACCGGTGGCGTGCGGATCATCGAGCCGAATCCGGCGGGGCCGGAGCCTTACCGCTGGGCGCTGGCCCCCAAGCCGCCGATTCACCTGCCGGCCGAGAACGTGCGTCACAACGCGGTGTGCGTGGGAGACACTGTGTACTTCATCAGCGGCCAGGAGCGGGTACCGAACGTTAAGTGCTGCCGCGCGCCCGATCCGGGTCCATTCTGGTCGTTCCATGTCCCGAGTCGGGCCTGGACCCGTCTTGCCGACGGCCCGCCGGGGGGTTACTTCCTGACCTTGACCTACGATTCGGACGCGAAGGCCCTTCTGTATTACGGGGGCAGTGCCAGTAACCGGCTGTGGGTATACGATCTTATTGCCGAACGTTGGACCGATCTCACCGGTACCGTGCCTGGCCTGCCACGTGCCGACATGCATGCCGGTGGCTTCGTTCCCGGCTTTGGGCATGTATTCAAGGGCGGTAATCGATACGATACGGCGGGTCGGAACGAAGGGTACAGCGCCAGTTCCAAGATGTTGGTGGTACGCCTGGTGCCGCCCAGCGAACGACTCCGGTCGGGTCGGGCGGCCCCCGTCGTCTCCGCAGCGCCTGACTCGACCGCCCCGGCCGGGAATGTCGGCCATGCCAGCGAAATTGCAGCCACACTGGCTCCACCCGACACCCCAAGCGCGCATGACCGCAGGGATAACTCGGGCGGCTGGCTGGGCGGGCGCCGCCCGACGTCGTCCGCGCTCGCTGCAGTGCGGCGTGGTGAAAGTCTGCCAGCCGTCAACCAAGCCGCTAACGTCCCGCCTGTTAATGCATCACATCCGGCAACCGAGACTGATACCGGACGTCAATCCGCGAGCCATAGCCGGGCTTGGGCCGCCACCCAAAGCGCCGCGCAACCAGGAGGACGTCTGGTCTGGACACGGATCCCGCTCCCCGGCTACCCAAAAAGCCCGCAGGGAACCATTAAGCACCAGCGCTTAGTCGAGGGTCCCGCCGGTCGGGTGTATCTGCTGGGCGGCGATTGGGGTGGTGGGCCGCACCAGAACACAGGCCGGCAGGAAGTTTATTCGTTCGATCCGCTGTCGCGGACCGGTAACTGGCGGCAGGAAGCGCCTTACTGCGGTACCGCTGATGCGCCCGTGAACTGGCATACCGACGAAGCGGGTGTGGCGTGGGATGCCAAGCGCGGCGTGTTCTGGAAGCTGGCCGGTACGCAATACGGTCCAAAGGATGCCTGCCTCGCATCCGGCGGCAGTGTTAGAACGAAGGTGATTCAATTCGACCCGGCCAAGCGCAAATGGCATGTTCCAGAAGGATTCGATCAGCGCGATTTTTGGTACGTCGGTAACGGTGTGCTGGACCCAGAGCGCGATCAACTAGTGCAGATCACCGATACGGTTGCGTGGCACCTTGACCTTCAAACCGGGCAATGGTTGCGGTACCCGTTACCTGCCGGACCACATCGATTCAACGCCATAGCGGCCCGTCTCGGGCGGGCCATTTGGTTTGTGAATCGCGACGAGAGGCTCGAATCCTACGACCTGGATACGCACACGCTATCGGGTCACGGGCAATGGCCATACCCGAAAAAAAACGGCTGGGGGATGGCGATGACCTTTGCGCTTGGGAGCAAGGTTTTGGCCATCTGGCCCACGAGTGGCCCAAAGGAGCAACGCCTGGCGGCTGTGTACGACCCGGCGACGAACCAATGGATCACCCTGGACCAGGGAGATGGATGGGGCAATGCCGGCACCCTGCACAGCAGCGGGCGGGTGATTCTTATGGGTGGCGGTATCAACGGGCCTGCGCATCACAATAAATTTGTGTGGGTTGGGCAGGTCAAGTGATCGACAGCAGGCGGTCTCGGT
The sequence above is drawn from the Immundisolibacter sp. genome and encodes:
- a CDS encoding putative O-glycosylation ligase, exosortase A system-associated, with the translated sequence TDLGLAMTMVLPLMWYLRMHTRDWRIRLGLLGAMALTVIAILGSHSRGALLAIVAAGVLLWWKSRNKAAVMLLALLLLPVGLTLMPQEWYDRMATIGDYQNDRSAMGRLNAWSFAINAVKDRPFVGLGFNGYTPQAFQVWAPDPDDFHDAHSIYFEVLGEQGVPGLFLFLLILWLSWRNAAVVLRLARGDPDWFWARDLAAMIQVSLIGYMVGGAFLGLGYWDLPYGLAAILVLLRGLLEGAKSPKAAVTHQHILRSGRNEQPALVLQRRQV